Proteins from a single region of Erythrobacter sp.:
- the rpoB gene encoding DNA-directed RNA polymerase subunit beta, translating into MATKAKPPVTRSRKAQGTAKKRIRKIFGDIHEVVQMPNLIEVQRESYEQFLRSDKATGYVSGLEKTLRSVFPIRDFAGTAELDFVHYELEEPKYDTTECRQRGITYAAPMKVTLRLIVFEVDTETETRSVLDIKEQDVYMGDMPLMTENGTFIINGTERVIVSQMHRSPGVLFDHDRGKTHSSGKLLFAARVIPYRGSWLDFEFDAKDIVNVRIDRKRKLPVTALLYSLGLDAEDILHHFYNTVVWERAKDGWKIPFVAEQWRGAKPTFALVDAATGEEVFPAGTKISPRAANKAAKDGLAELLLPTEEVVSRYAAADMIDESTGRIYIEAGDELTVEHIETLDKAGIDRLPLLDIDEINTGPWIRNTLKADKAENRDEGLEAIYKVMRPGEPPTKETAEALFEGLFFDAERYDLSAVGRVKLNMRLGLECEDTITTLRKEDILAVVKELVSLKDGKGEVDDIDNLGNRRVRSVGELLENQYRVGLLRMERAVKERMSSVDVSTVMPNDLINAKPAVAAVREFFGSSQLSQFMDQTNPLSEVTHKRRVSALGPGGLTRERAGFEVRDVHPTHYGRICPIETPEGPNIGLINSLASFSRVNKYGFIETPYRKVIDGKVTGDVIYLSAMEEQKHTVAQASAELTEDGSFVEELVSARHNGDNLMAPREQITLMDVSPKQLVSVAASLIPFLENDDANRALMGSNMQRQAVPLVKAEAPWVGTGMEETVARDSGAAIAAKRGGIVDQVDATRIVIRAIGDVEPGQSGVDIYTLQKFQRSNQNTCINQRPLVKVGDVIEQGDIIADGPSTDLGELALGKNSLVAFMPWNGYNYEDSILISERIVKDDVFTSIHIEEFEVMARDTKLGPEDITRDIPNVGEEALRNLDEAGIVYIGAEVHPGDILVGKITPKGESPMTPEEKLLRAIFGEKASDVRDTSLRLPPGVAGTIVEVRVFNRHGIEIDDRTRAIQNEEIERLRKDAADERNILNRATYNRLKDMLIGQTASAAPKGLKKGIEITEEILDEVDRHEWFKFAVADDGRQAQIEAVKSQYDEAVGLIDAKFHDRKEKLERGDELAPGVLKMVKVFVAVKRKLQPGDKMAGRHGNKGVISRILPAEDMPFLEDGTPVDLVLNPLGVPSRMNVGQIFETHLGFAARALGHEIKHKLEEWRAANPNAAEDFAGIQPPAAVIERLKDVYGEQYHEDIDSRSTVEIVELAGNLSAGVPMGTPVFDGAREADVSDMLIKAGIDSSGQSTLYDGRTGEAFDRKVTVGIIYMLKLHHLVDDKIHARSIGPYSLVTQQPLGGKAQFGGQRFGEMEVWALQAYGAAYTLQEMLTVKSDDVVGRTKVYEAIVKGDDTFEAGIPESFNVLVKEMRSLGLNVELKSLSDEDDDGEMLEAAE; encoded by the coding sequence ATGGCAACCAAGGCGAAGCCGCCCGTCACCCGCAGCCGCAAGGCGCAAGGGACCGCGAAGAAGCGCATCCGCAAGATCTTCGGTGACATTCACGAAGTCGTGCAGATGCCGAACCTGATCGAGGTTCAGCGCGAAAGCTACGAGCAGTTCCTGCGTTCGGACAAGGCCACGGGCTATGTCTCGGGCCTCGAAAAGACCCTGCGCTCGGTCTTCCCGATCCGCGATTTCGCCGGCACGGCCGAGCTCGATTTCGTCCATTACGAACTCGAAGAGCCCAAGTACGACACCACCGAGTGCCGTCAGCGCGGCATCACCTATGCCGCTCCGATGAAGGTGACGCTGCGCCTCATCGTGTTCGAGGTCGACACCGAGACTGAAACCCGCTCCGTGCTCGATATCAAGGAGCAGGACGTGTACATGGGCGACATGCCGCTCATGACCGAGAACGGCACCTTCATCATCAACGGCACCGAGCGTGTGATCGTCTCGCAGATGCACCGTTCGCCGGGCGTTCTGTTCGATCATGACCGCGGCAAGACCCATTCGTCGGGCAAGCTGCTGTTCGCTGCGCGCGTCATTCCCTACCGCGGTTCGTGGCTCGATTTCGAATTCGACGCGAAGGACATTGTCAACGTCCGTATCGACCGCAAGCGCAAGCTGCCGGTCACCGCGCTGCTCTATTCGCTCGGCCTCGATGCCGAGGACATCCTCCACCACTTCTACAACACCGTGGTGTGGGAACGCGCCAAGGACGGCTGGAAGATCCCGTTCGTGGCCGAGCAATGGCGCGGCGCCAAGCCGACCTTCGCTCTGGTCGATGCTGCCACCGGCGAGGAAGTCTTCCCGGCCGGCACCAAGATTTCCCCGCGCGCTGCCAACAAGGCCGCCAAGGACGGCCTGGCTGAACTGCTGCTGCCGACCGAGGAAGTCGTCAGCCGCTATGCCGCCGCCGACATGATCGACGAGAGCACGGGCCGCATCTACATCGAAGCCGGTGACGAGTTGACGGTTGAGCACATCGAAACGCTCGACAAGGCCGGGATCGACCGCCTGCCGCTGCTCGACATCGACGAGATCAACACCGGTCCGTGGATCCGCAACACCCTCAAGGCCGACAAGGCCGAGAACCGCGACGAGGGTCTGGAAGCGATCTACAAGGTCATGCGTCCGGGCGAACCGCCGACGAAGGAAACCGCCGAGGCGCTGTTCGAAGGCCTGTTCTTCGATGCCGAACGCTATGACCTCTCGGCCGTGGGCCGCGTGAAGCTCAACATGCGTCTGGGCCTCGAGTGCGAAGACACCATCACCACGCTGCGCAAGGAAGACATCCTCGCGGTGGTGAAGGAGCTCGTCAGCCTCAAGGACGGCAAGGGCGAAGTCGACGACATCGACAACCTCGGCAACCGCCGCGTGCGTTCGGTGGGCGAGCTGCTGGAAAACCAGTACCGCGTCGGCCTGCTGCGCATGGAGCGCGCCGTGAAGGAGCGCATGAGCTCGGTCGACGTCAGCACGGTGATGCCGAACGACCTCATCAACGCCAAGCCTGCTGTGGCCGCGGTGCGCGAGTTCTTCGGCTCCTCGCAGCTCTCGCAGTTCATGGACCAGACCAATCCGCTCTCGGAAGTCACCCACAAGCGCCGCGTCTCGGCGCTCGGGCCGGGCGGTCTCACCCGTGAGCGCGCCGGCTTCGAAGTCCGCGACGTTCACCCGACGCACTATGGCCGCATCTGCCCGATCGAAACGCCGGAAGGCCCGAACATCGGTCTGATCAACAGCCTCGCGTCGTTCAGCCGCGTCAACAAGTACGGCTTCATCGAAACCCCGTACCGCAAGGTCATCGACGGCAAGGTCACCGGCGACGTGATCTACCTGTCGGCGATGGAAGAGCAGAAGCACACCGTCGCGCAGGCTTCGGCCGAGCTGACGGAAGACGGCTCCTTCGTGGAAGAACTGGTGTCGGCGCGTCACAACGGCGACAACCTGATGGCGCCGCGTGAACAGATCACGCTGATGGACGTCAGCCCCAAGCAGCTCGTCTCAGTTGCGGCCTCGCTCATTCCGTTCCTGGAAAACGACGACGCCAACCGCGCGCTGATGGGCTCGAACATGCAGCGTCAGGCCGTGCCGCTCGTGAAGGCGGAAGCACCCTGGGTCGGCACTGGCATGGAAGAAACCGTGGCGCGCGATTCGGGCGCTGCGATCGCGGCCAAGCGCGGCGGGATCGTCGATCAGGTCGATGCGACCCGTATCGTGATCCGTGCGATCGGCGATGTCGAACCCGGCCAGTCGGGCGTCGACATCTACACGCTGCAGAAGTTCCAGCGTTCGAACCAGAACACCTGCATCAACCAGCGTCCGCTGGTGAAGGTGGGCGACGTGATCGAACAGGGCGACATCATCGCTGACGGCCCCTCGACCGATCTGGGCGAGCTGGCGCTGGGCAAGAACAGCCTCGTCGCGTTCATGCCGTGGAATGGCTACAACTACGAAGACTCGATCCTGATCAGCGAACGCATCGTGAAGGACGACGTCTTCACCTCGATCCACATCGAGGAGTTCGAAGTCATGGCCCGCGACACCAAGCTCGGGCCGGAAGACATCACCCGCGACATCCCGAACGTCGGCGAGGAAGCCCTGCGCAACCTCGACGAGGCGGGCATCGTCTATATCGGTGCCGAAGTGCACCCGGGCGACATTCTGGTCGGCAAGATCACCCCCAAGGGTGAATCGCCGATGACGCCTGAAGAAAAGCTGCTGCGCGCCATCTTCGGCGAAAAGGCGAGCGACGTGCGTGACACCTCGCTGCGTCTGCCCCCGGGCGTGGCCGGCACCATCGTCGAGGTCCGGGTGTTCAACCGCCACGGGATCGAGATCGATGACCGTACCCGTGCGATCCAGAACGAGGAAATCGAACGCCTCCGCAAGGACGCCGCGGACGAGCGCAACATCCTCAACCGTGCGACCTACAACCGCCTCAAGGACATGCTGATCGGCCAGACCGCTTCGGCTGCGCCCAAGGGGCTGAAGAAGGGCATCGAGATCACCGAGGAAATCCTCGATGAAGTCGATCGCCACGAATGGTTCAAGTTCGCGGTCGCCGATGATGGCCGTCAGGCCCAGATCGAAGCGGTGAAGTCGCAGTACGACGAAGCCGTCGGTCTGATCGATGCCAAGTTCCATGACCGCAAGGAAAAGCTCGAGCGCGGTGACGAACTCGCCCCGGGCGTGCTCAAGATGGTCAAGGTCTTCGTCGCGGTGAAGCGCAAGCTGCAGCCGGGCGACAAGATGGCCGGCCGTCACGGGAACAAGGGTGTCATCAGCCGCATTCTGCCGGCCGAAGACATGCCGTTCCTTGAAGACGGGACCCCGGTTGACCTCGTGCTCAACCCGCTGGGCGTGCCTTCGCGCATGAACGTCGGTCAGATCTTCGAAACGCACCTCGGCTTTGCCGCCCGTGCGCTTGGTCACGAGATCAAGCACAAGCTGGAGGAGTGGCGCGCTGCCAATCCGAATGCTGCCGAAGATTTCGCCGGTATCCAGCCGCCCGCCGCGGTGATCGAGCGTCTGAAGGACGTCTATGGCGAGCAGTACCACGAAGACATCGACAGCCGCTCGACGGTCGAGATCGTGGAACTGGCCGGCAACCTTTCGGCTGGCGTGCCGATGGGGACCCCGGTGTTCGACGGCGCGCGTGAAGCCGATGTGTCGGACATGCTGATCAAGGCGGGGATCGACTCTTCGGGTCAGTCCACGCTCTATGACGGCCGCACCGGCGAGGCGTTCGACCGCAAGGTGACCGTGGGCATCATCTACATGCTGAAGCTCCACCACTTGGTCGACGACAAGATCCACGCGCGTTCGATCGGCCCCTACTCGCTCGTCACCCAGCAGCCGCTGGGCGGCAAGGCGCAGTTCGGCGGCCAGCGCTTCGGGGAAATGGAAGTCTGGGCGCTCCAGGCCTACGGTGCCGCCTATACCTTGCAGGAAATGCTGACGGTGAAGTCCGACGACGTTGTCGGCCGCACCAAGGTCTACGAAGCGATCGTCAAGGGCGACGACACCTTCGAAGCCGGCATTCCGGAGAGCTTCAACGTGCTCGTCAAGGAAATGCGCAGCCTCGGCCTCAACGTCGAATTGAAGTCGCTGAGCGATGAAGATGACGACGGGGAGATGCTGGAGGCAGCCGAATGA
- the gltX gene encoding glutamate--tRNA ligase — MTKITRFAPSPTGRLHVGNIRTALHNWMLARQSGGRFILRIDDTDAERSREEYVDAIRSDLTWLGLGWNAEERQSHRLARYEAAFDALKAAGRIYPCYETAQELEVKRKIALGRGLPPIYDRAALKLSDADHAAKQAEGIAPHWRFLLDHAEPITWEDGIRGTQKFDAAQLSDPVIRRADGSWLYMMPSAVDDIDMGITQVLRGEDHVSNTAVQIQIFTALFAADFAAAKSLPAFAHEALLVGREGKLSKRLGSLGCDAFRERGIEPEAIVALLARLGTSQPVEPIADRPALVASFDLGTFGRAPAKFDDEDLDRLNAAIVHQLPFEAVQARLPEGMDAAGWHAIRPNLAHIGEAAEWWRLVTGPITQPDFTDEDRAFLADAAAHLVWGDNPWGMLTTALKDATGRKGRALFLPLRQALTGMDHGPDMGELLPLIGEAEARARLERAANA; from the coding sequence ATGACCAAGATCACCCGCTTCGCCCCTTCGCCGACCGGCCGGCTGCATGTCGGCAATATCCGCACCGCGCTCCACAACTGGATGCTGGCGCGGCAAAGCGGCGGGCGCTTCATCCTGCGCATCGACGACACTGACGCCGAGCGCAGCCGCGAGGAATATGTCGACGCGATCCGCAGCGATCTCACCTGGCTCGGCCTTGGCTGGAACGCCGAGGAGCGCCAGTCGCACCGCCTTGCGCGCTACGAGGCGGCCTTTGATGCGCTGAAGGCAGCGGGGCGGATCTATCCCTGCTATGAAACCGCGCAGGAACTGGAAGTGAAGCGCAAGATCGCTTTGGGGCGCGGTCTGCCGCCGATCTATGATCGTGCCGCTCTCAAGCTGAGCGATGCTGACCACGCCGCCAAGCAGGCCGAGGGCATTGCGCCGCATTGGCGCTTCCTGCTCGATCATGCCGAGCCGATCACCTGGGAAGACGGCATTCGCGGAACCCAGAAGTTCGACGCCGCCCAGCTGTCCGATCCTGTCATCCGCCGGGCGGACGGCTCGTGGCTTTACATGATGCCGAGCGCGGTCGACGATATCGACATGGGCATCACACAAGTGCTGCGCGGCGAGGACCACGTTTCCAACACTGCCGTTCAAATTCAAATCTTTACCGCACTTTTTGCTGCGGACTTTGCTGCAGCAAAATCGCTCCCCGCCTTCGCGCATGAAGCACTGCTGGTGGGCCGTGAGGGCAAGCTTTCCAAGCGCCTGGGATCGCTCGGCTGCGATGCTTTCCGCGAGCGCGGGATCGAGCCCGAAGCGATTGTCGCGCTGCTGGCGCGGCTCGGCACCTCGCAGCCCGTCGAGCCGATTGCCGACCGCCCGGCGCTGGTCGCAAGCTTCGATCTCGGCACCTTTGGACGCGCTCCGGCGAAGTTCGATGACGAGGATCTCGACCGGCTCAATGCCGCGATTGTCCACCAACTGCCCTTCGAGGCGGTGCAGGCGCGCCTGCCGGAAGGAATGGACGCGGCCGGATGGCATGCGATCCGCCCGAACCTTGCCCATATCGGCGAAGCGGCAGAATGGTGGCGGCTGGTGACGGGGCCGATTACCCAGCCGGACTTCACCGATGAAGACCGCGCTTTTCTCGCCGATGCCGCCGCACATCTCGTCTGGGGCGATAATCCCTGGGGCATGCTCACGACGGCGCTCAAGGATGCCACGGGCCGCAAGGGGCGCGCACTGTTCCTGCCGCTGCGGCAGGCGCTCACCGGCATGGACCACGGCCCCGACATGGGCGAATTGCTGCCCCTGATCGGCGAGGCAGAAGCCCGCGCACGATTGGAGCGGGCAGCGAACGCCTAG
- the rpoC gene encoding DNA-directed RNA polymerase subunit beta', which yields MNDLTKFTNQLAKPETFDQIQIGIASPERIRSWSYGEIKKPETINYRTFKPERDGLFCARIFGPVKDYECLCGKYKRMKYKGVVCEKCGVEVTVTKVRRERMGHIELAAPVAHIWFLKSLPSRIGLLLDMQLKQLERILYFESYVVIEPGLTPLEKYQLLTEDELLEAQDEYGEDAFTANIGAEAVQVMLAELDLEAERDALMDELATTKSALKPKKIIKRLKVVESFIESGNRPEWMILEVIPVIPPELRPLVPLDGGRFATSDLNDLYRRVINRNNRLKRLIELRAPDIIVRNEKRMLQEAVDALFDNGRRGRVITGANKRPLKSLSDMLKGKQGRFRQNLLGKRVDYSGRSVIVTGPELKLHQCGLPKKMALELFKPFIYARLDAKGLSMTLKQAKKWVEKERKEVWDILDEVIREHPVLLNRAPTLHRLGIQAFEPVLIEGKAIQLHPLVCSAFNADFDGDQMAVHVPLSLEAQLEARVLMMSTNNILSPANGKPIIVPSQDMVLGIYYLSMERQEKHPEFIEEADGTKIEKLPRFADMAEVHQAIETKAVTLHTRIIARVPQADEEGKVVMKRFVTTPGRMLIGECLPKNHKVPFDIINRLLTKREIGDVIDQVYRHTGQKDTVLFADAIMALGFRHAFKAGISFGKDDMIIPDAKVKLVDETKELVAGYEQQYQDGLITQQEKYNKVIDAWSKCGDMVADAMMAEIKAQPIDAETGKEAQINSIYMMSHSGARGSPAQMKQLAGMRGLMAKPSGEIIETPIISNFKEGLTVLEYFNSTHGARKGLADTALKTANSGYLTRRLVDVSQDCVIVEEDCGTQNALEMRAIVQGGSVIASLGERILGRTVAEDIINAATGEVIVPSGTLLDEAMVKEIEAAEVQSAKIRSPLICEAEQGVCATCYGRDLARGTPVNIGEAVGVIAAQSIGEPGTQLTMRTFHIGGAAQLNETSHLEAISEGRIEYREMQTISDKMGRILSLSRSGELAVIDAEGREREMHKVPYGTVIKFKDGDHVKIGDRLAEWDPFTLPIITEQSGVVKYQDLIEGITLEEQMDDATGIAQRVVTENRATGRKKKEDLRPRLTLLGEAGGETEAARYMLAAGTTLSVTDGQTVEAGDILARASREAAKTRDITGGLPRVAELFEARLPKDNAIIAKISGRIEFVREYKAKRKIAIIPEEGEAVEYLIPKTKVIDVQEGDYVKKGDTLISGSPNPHDILEVMGVEALAEYLVNEIQEVYRLQGVKINDKHIEVIVRQMLQKVEITDGGDTTLLPGEQVDLAEMLEINGKLAKGKQPAEGKPVLLGITKASLQTRSFISAASFQETTRVLTQAAVEGKKDTLIGLKENVIVGRLIPAGTGAGMNRLRVTANSRDAALKAAWKKQQETLSATGQREVEPAADAIGSEEAMKAAMAAMAASAPAADVEIEDDGEE from the coding sequence ATGAACGACCTGACCAAATTCACCAACCAGCTGGCGAAGCCCGAAACCTTCGACCAGATCCAGATCGGCATCGCCAGCCCCGAGCGCATCCGCTCGTGGTCCTATGGCGAGATCAAGAAGCCCGAGACGATCAACTACCGCACGTTCAAGCCCGAGCGTGACGGCCTGTTCTGCGCACGCATCTTCGGCCCGGTGAAGGACTACGAGTGCCTGTGCGGCAAGTACAAGCGCATGAAGTACAAGGGCGTCGTCTGCGAAAAGTGCGGCGTCGAAGTCACCGTGACCAAGGTCCGTCGCGAGCGCATGGGCCACATCGAACTGGCCGCGCCGGTCGCGCACATCTGGTTCCTGAAGTCGCTGCCCTCGCGCATCGGCCTGCTGCTCGACATGCAGCTGAAGCAGCTCGAGCGCATCCTCTACTTTGAAAGCTACGTGGTGATCGAGCCGGGCCTGACCCCGCTCGAGAAGTACCAGCTGCTGACCGAAGACGAGCTCCTCGAAGCGCAGGACGAATATGGCGAAGACGCCTTCACCGCCAATATCGGCGCTGAAGCCGTGCAGGTGATGCTCGCCGAACTCGATCTCGAAGCCGAGCGCGATGCGCTGATGGACGAGCTCGCCACCACCAAGTCGGCATTGAAGCCCAAGAAGATCATCAAGCGCCTCAAGGTCGTCGAGAGCTTCATCGAATCCGGCAACCGCCCGGAGTGGATGATCCTCGAAGTGATCCCGGTCATCCCGCCCGAACTGCGCCCGCTGGTGCCGCTCGATGGTGGCCGTTTCGCGACCTCGGATCTCAACGATCTCTACCGCCGCGTCATCAACCGCAACAACCGCCTGAAGCGCCTCATTGAACTGCGCGCGCCGGACATTATCGTGCGCAACGAAAAGCGCATGCTGCAGGAAGCGGTTGACGCCCTGTTCGACAACGGCCGCCGTGGCCGCGTCATCACCGGCGCCAACAAGCGTCCGCTGAAGTCGCTGTCCGACATGCTCAAGGGCAAGCAGGGTCGCTTCCGCCAGAACCTGCTCGGCAAGCGCGTCGACTATTCGGGCCGTTCCGTGATCGTGACCGGTCCGGAACTGAAGCTGCACCAGTGCGGCCTGCCCAAGAAGATGGCGCTCGAACTGTTCAAGCCGTTCATCTACGCCCGCCTCGACGCCAAGGGTCTCTCGATGACCCTTAAGCAGGCCAAGAAGTGGGTCGAGAAGGAACGCAAGGAAGTCTGGGACATCCTTGACGAGGTGATCCGCGAGCACCCGGTTCTGCTGAACCGCGCGCCGACGCTGCACCGTCTCGGCATCCAGGCATTCGAGCCTGTGCTGATCGAAGGCAAGGCGATCCAGCTTCACCCGCTGGTCTGCTCGGCCTTCAACGCCGACTTCGACGGTGACCAGATGGCGGTCCACGTGCCGCTGTCGCTCGAAGCGCAGCTCGAAGCGCGCGTGCTGATGATGTCGACCAACAACATCCTCTCGCCCGCCAACGGCAAGCCGATCATCGTGCCCTCGCAGGACATGGTTCTGGGGATCTACTACCTCTCGATGGAGCGGCAGGAGAAGCACCCCGAGTTCATCGAGGAAGCCGACGGCACCAAGATCGAGAAGCTGCCGCGCTTTGCCGACATGGCCGAAGTGCACCAGGCGATCGAAACCAAGGCGGTCACGCTCCACACCCGCATCATCGCCCGCGTCCCGCAGGCCGATGAAGAGGGCAAGGTGGTGATGAAGCGCTTTGTCACGACCCCGGGCCGCATGCTGATCGGCGAATGTCTGCCGAAGAACCACAAGGTTCCCTTCGACATCATCAACCGCCTGCTCACCAAGCGCGAAATCGGTGACGTGATCGATCAGGTCTATCGCCACACCGGCCAGAAGGACACCGTGCTGTTCGCCGACGCCATCATGGCGCTTGGCTTCCGTCACGCGTTCAAGGCCGGCATCAGCTTCGGCAAGGATGACATGATCATCCCCGATGCCAAGGTGAAGCTGGTTGACGAGACCAAGGAACTGGTTGCCGGTTACGAGCAGCAGTACCAGGACGGTCTCATCACCCAGCAGGAAAAGTACAACAAGGTGATCGACGCTTGGTCGAAGTGCGGTGACATGGTCGCCGACGCGATGATGGCCGAGATTAAGGCGCAGCCGATCGATGCCGAGACGGGCAAGGAAGCCCAGATCAACTCGATCTACATGATGAGCCACTCGGGTGCCCGTGGTAGCCCGGCGCAGATGAAGCAGCTCGCCGGGATGCGCGGCCTGATGGCCAAGCCTTCGGGCGAGATCATCGAGACCCCGATCATTTCGAACTTCAAGGAAGGTCTGACCGTTCTTGAATACTTCAACTCGACCCACGGCGCCCGCAAGGGCCTCGCGGACACCGCGCTGAAGACCGCGAACTCGGGTTACCTGACCCGCCGTCTGGTCGACGTGTCGCAGGACTGCGTCATCGTCGAGGAAGATTGCGGCACCCAGAACGCGCTCGAAATGCGCGCGATCGTGCAGGGTGGTTCGGTGATTGCCTCGCTCGGCGAGCGCATTCTCGGCCGCACCGTGGCCGAGGACATCATCAACGCCGCCACCGGCGAAGTGATCGTCCCCTCGGGCACGCTGCTCGACGAGGCGATGGTGAAGGAAATCGAGGCGGCTGAAGTGCAGTCGGCCAAGATCCGTTCGCCGCTGATCTGCGAGGCCGAACAGGGCGTCTGCGCGACCTGCTACGGCCGCGATCTCGCCCGCGGGACTCCGGTCAACATCGGTGAAGCTGTCGGCGTCATCGCCGCGCAGTCGATCGGTGAGCCCGGCACCCAGCTGACGATGCGGACCTTCCACATCGGCGGCGCGGCGCAGCTCAACGAAACCTCGCACCTCGAAGCGATTTCGGAAGGCCGCATCGAATATCGCGAGATGCAGACCATCTCCGACAAGATGGGCCGCATCCTCAGCCTGTCGCGCAGCGGCGAGCTGGCGGTGATCGACGCCGAAGGGCGCGAGCGCGAAATGCACAAGGTGCCCTATGGTACGGTGATCAAGTTCAAGGACGGCGATCACGTGAAGATCGGCGATCGTCTGGCCGAGTGGGATCCGTTCACTCTGCCGATCATCACCGAACAGTCGGGTGTGGTGAAGTATCAGGATCTGATCGAGGGCATCACGCTCGAAGAGCAGATGGATGATGCCACCGGTATCGCCCAGCGTGTGGTTACCGAGAACCGCGCCACCGGCCGCAAGAAGAAGGAAGATCTGCGTCCGCGCCTCACCCTGCTGGGTGAAGCGGGCGGGGAAACCGAAGCGGCGCGCTACATGCTCGCTGCCGGCACCACCCTGTCGGTGACGGATGGGCAGACGGTTGAAGCGGGCGACATTCTTGCCCGTGCGAGCCGTGAAGCCGCCAAGACCCGCGACATCACCGGCGGTCTGCCGCGCGTGGCCGAATTGTTCGAGGCGCGTCTGCCGAAGGACAATGCGATCATCGCCAAGATCTCCGGCCGGATCGAATTCGTTCGCGAATACAAGGCCAAGCGCAAGATCGCGATCATCCCCGAGGAGGGTGAAGCCGTCGAGTACCTGATCCCCAAGACCAAGGTGATCGACGTGCAGGAAGGCGACTACGTGAAGAAGGGTGACACCCTGATTTCCGGCTCGCCCAACCCGCACGACATCCTCGAGGTGATGGGCGTCGAAGCGCTGGCCGAATATCTCGTCAACGAGATCCAGGAAGTCTACCGCTTGCAGGGCGTGAAGATCAACGACAAGCACATCGAGGTGATCGTTCGCCAGATGCTGCAGAAGGTCGAGATCACCGACGGCGGGGACACCACCCTGCTGCCGGGCGAGCAGGTCGATCTGGCCGAGATGCTGGAGATCAACGGCAAGCTGGCCAAGGGCAAGCAGCCCGCGGAAGGCAAGCCGGTGCTGCTCGGCATCACCAAGGCGTCGCTGCAGACCCGCAGCTTCATCTCGGCGGCTTCGTTCCAGGAAACCACCCGCGTGCTGACGCAGGCGGCGGTTGAAGGGAAGAAGGACACCCTGATCGGTCTCAAGGAGAACGTGATCGTCGGCCGTCTCATCCCTGCCGGTACCGGTGCGGGCATGAACCGTCTGCGCGTCACCGCCAACAGCCGCGATGCGGCGCTGAAGGCGGCCTGGAAGAAGCAGCAGGAAACCCTCTCGGCGACCGGCCAGCGCGAAGTCGAACCGGCCGCAGATGCGATCGGCTCGGAAGAAGCGATGAAGGCCGCGATGGCTGCCATGGCCGCTTCGGCGCCTGCCGCTGATGTCGAGATCGAGGACGACGGCGAGGAATAA
- a CDS encoding DNA-directed RNA polymerase subunit beta' — protein sequence MSQRPQPTSATAATAAAAQVIAALAAPPRIDTLGPVAARFVHALRLIALHEKVGRDPVPELSVRLGGVELAAKALILSHAIAASWPENIHVSRFCCRLLSHDEATIGAFVDAAARSDRSGFEAALAGLVRPERMHRLWEGALALVAAELRAV from the coding sequence ATGTCCCAGCGTCCCCAGCCCACCTCCGCCACCGCCGCCACCGCCGCCGCCGCGCAGGTCATTGCCGCGCTTGCCGCGCCGCCGCGGATCGACACGCTCGGGCCGGTGGCGGCGCGCTTTGTCCACGCCCTGCGGCTGATCGCGCTGCACGAGAAGGTGGGACGCGATCCGGTGCCGGAGCTTTCGGTGCGCCTCGGCGGGGTGGAGCTTGCTGCCAAGGCGCTGATCCTCTCCCATGCGATTGCCGCAAGCTGGCCCGAAAACATCCATGTCTCGCGCTTCTGCTGCCGCCTGCTCAGCCATGACGAGGCCACGATCGGCGCCTTTGTCGATGCGGCGGCGCGGAGCGACCGCAGCGGCTTTGAAGCGGCCCTCGCGGGGCTTGTCCGGCCCGAGCGGATGCACCGGCTGTGGGAGGGCGCGCTGGCACTGGTCGCTGCCGAACTGCGCGCGGTGTGA
- a CDS encoding cytochrome c translates to MRAAAIIPALLLLSGCERAPEVTFADASITLPTDPVDLPEGPGRDAVLANCTACHSPSTMLQQPTVPRAKWESIVGKMITLYKAPVDEAAIPEIVDYMVAMQAARNEETAP, encoded by the coding sequence ATGAGAGCCGCCGCCATCATCCCCGCGCTGCTGCTGCTAAGCGGCTGCGAGCGCGCGCCGGAAGTGACTTTCGCTGACGCGTCGATCACCCTGCCCACCGATCCGGTCGATCTGCCCGAAGGCCCTGGTCGCGATGCGGTGCTTGCCAATTGCACCGCCTGCCATTCGCCTTCGACGATGCTGCAACAGCCCACGGTCCCGCGCGCAAAGTGGGAATCGATCGTGGGCAAGATGATCACGCTCTACAAGGCACCGGTGGATGAAGCGGCGATCCCTGAGATCGTCGATTACATGGTGGCGATGCAGGCTGCGCGCAACGAAGAGACTGCGCCCTAG